The following are encoded together in the Phoenix dactylifera cultivar Barhee BC4 unplaced genomic scaffold, palm_55x_up_171113_PBpolish2nd_filt_p 001364F, whole genome shotgun sequence genome:
- the LOC103701600 gene encoding ankyrin repeat protein SKIP35-like, with amino-acid sequence MEGKSEIVLVGEKGSMHLTKERHSEDPLCPEIEMDENGGLGSLEDPGEPLSPEKGEGSNVFSREAPLRAKDPRVTRGHSCGTKMLRSRASDSVEETEVRRKDKDKNKQERKLCRQDRIELGRLFQGAVSSRNWEHAESLILLADPQTLNDALCIALDSIWFLTARPELKGITELIKKIVANGANDFTRAALRTSFLASCVSACQSKTMSLADTVTVMAQRLHERLQECHGDEILKAEAGAKVQKFTEWALKCIEFHSRCQENKGRGGHSTILEVQLQLSAFKNFLDIAGNHLTGKDFTEAFDAACFPLTLFSSSFDPGWASGVSATAIQGLLGMLVEGGADNVNQCFLEASRFGSTELVRILLQIAQRNSLDVDVDLALGFASHYCKIGTMECLVEEGNAVAFLGPLMRAAERGCMQVVQWFVNRGCREMELCLALTAATSSSQVGIAAYLLPHVPQHVLAALSIEILKAAGERSSGSLDGVAFLLRSNFLSDPAATYAVADSIARSDDEAVAPELKAFLKEHWSEAAFSEGMSSGQEHYVNFMWILRRGCSPIRLRDLPLPLVIAIAYLPLYRDCVKAGGRLLPQRLRGQLVEAASRLGNRPVHIGCQGKELLAVLEHHLPPFLIQSPSTTHAP; translated from the exons ATGGAGGGCAAGAGCGAGATTGTGTTGGTTGGAGAGAAGGGCAGCATGCATTTGACCAAGGAGAGGCATTCGGAGGATCCATTGTGCCCGGAGATTGAAATGGATGAGAATGGAGGTCTTGGGAGTTTGGAGGACCCCGGCGAGCCTCTGTCGCCGGAGAAAGGGGAGGGAAGCAATGTTTTCTCGAGGGAAGCTCCGCTCCGGGCCAAGGATCCCAGAGTCACAAGGGGCCACAGCTGTGGCACCAAGATGCTCAGATCAAGGGCCTCAGATTCGGTGGAGGAAACTGAGGTCCGAAGGAAGGACAAGGACAAGAACAAGCAGGAGAGGAAGCTCTGTAGGCAGGACCGGATCGAGCTGGGGCGCTTGTTCCAGGGGGCAGTGAGCTCTCGTAACTGGGAGCATGCGGAGAGCCTGATTCTGCTGGCCGATCCACAGACTCTCAATGATGCGCTCTGCATAGCACTAGATTCGATATGGTTCTTGACCGCCCGCCCGGAACTGAAGGGGATTACTGAGCTGATCAAGAAGATTGTTGCCAATGGCGCAAATGATTTTACAAGGGCGGCCTTGAGGACTTCGTTTCTTGCTTCGTGCGTTTCCGCCTGTCAGAGCAAGACGATGAGCTTGGCTGATACTGTGACTGTCATGGCCCAAAG ATTACATGAACGTCTGCAAGAATGTCATGGTGATGAGATTTTGAAGGCAGAAGCCGGTGCCAAAGTCCAGAAGTTCACAGAATGGGCTTTGAAGTGCATCGAATTTCATTCTCGTTGCCAGGAAAATAAGGGTAGAGGAGGCCACAGCACGATTCTTGAGGTCCAACTCCAGTtgtcagcattcaagaacttttTGGATATTGCTGGCAACCATCTCACAGGAAAGGATTTCACGGAAGCCTTTGATGCTGCATGCTTCCCTCTTACTCTCTTTTCTAGCTCTTTTGACCCTGGCTGGGCTTCTGGAGTTTCAGCAACAGCAATACAAGGGTTGCTGGGGATGCTGGTAGAGGGGGGTGCAGACAATGTCAACCAGTGCTTTCTGGAAGCTTCACGCTTTGGGAGCACAGAACTTGTACGCATTTTGCTTCAG ATTGCTCAGAGGAATAGCTTGGATGTGGATGTTGATCTTGCCCTTGGCTTTGCATCCCACTACTGTAAGATTGGAACCATGGAATGCTTGGTTGAAGAGGGGAATGCTGTGGCCTTCCTGGGCCCTCTGATGCGAGCTGCTGAGCGAGGGTGCATGCAAGTTGTCCAGTGGTTTGTCAACCGGGGATGCAGGGAAATGGAGCTCTGTCTTGCCCTTACTGCAGCCACCTCCAGCAGCCAGGTGGGCATTGCTGCGTACCTCCTGCCCCATGTCCCCCAGCATGTCCTCGCGGCCCTCAGCATTGAGATCCTCAAGGCTGCTGGGGAGAGGAGCAGCGGGTCCCTCGATGGTGTTGCCTTTCTTCTTCGTTCCAACTTCCTAAGCGACCCTGCTGCTACATATGCTGTTGCCGACAGCATTGCCAGGTCCGATGATGAGGCAGTGGCCCCTGAGCTGAAGGCTTTTCTGAAGGAGCACTGGTCAGAGGCTGCATTCTCTGAAGGGATGAGTTCTGGTCAGGAGCACTATGTGAATTTTATGTGGATTCTAAGAAGGGGTTGTTCGCCTATCCGCCTCAGGGACCTGCCTCTGCCCCTTGTTATCGCCATTGCCTACCTGCCGCTGTACAGGGATTGTGTGAAGGCAGGCGGGCGGCTGCTGCCACAGAGGCTGAGAGGACAGCTTGTTGAGGCTGCAAGTAGGCTTGGCAACAGGCCGGTGCACATAGGTTGCCAGGGGAAAGAGCTCCTGGCAGTTTTGGAGCATCACCTAcctcccttcttgatccaatctCCAAGCACTACCCATGCCCCTTAG
- the LOC103701601 gene encoding uncharacterized protein LOC103701601 isoform X2 — protein sequence MVPAQELADVDEERMPDTIVKSESEEVSREKMMTSDAACSVSANNCEDNGFYAESSCDPQYVDDNMDQDIDILDCNDVVAIDKVKDEDPDAPESSSSFGDTSSGSDHESKLNQSDVEMDSGFGVMNDNPAVFDGFHKVFKKKKVTAHWRKFISPLMWRCQWLELRIKELRLQALKYDKELGAYKNEKELQSKMVELDGCVSRSVPLTGRSPPKQVMKRRKRKRNEDIADISSYMSNHHIFSYNENKKTETDGRSVDDDYGDQDENVRGAEDNAWLLGTKGHDSLLEQILLNIEAVQSRVLKLKTSLNKVMCRNAMGISSSPGNLFSSGLPPSYAQSHIGSPENNGDGLPVGAIGTPPHLVTEYEMGDMVMPESAVSSYGDAADVDIIESTMGLLSAVDGPLDQHQIRDLCKDSADDVLIDNQAAEEEFQKFEKVSHPRERPQELVKEAGSPSEEESIAPKVSTPEPGPEIENVELSQQTVLKPCCSGKRRGRKPKRKQRGGSVAALSNLRSERLRRHRILGRKS from the exons ATGGTTCCTGCCCAAGAATTGGCAGATGTTGATGAAGAAAGAATGCCTGATACCATTGTTAAATCTGAATCTGAGGAGGTAAGCAGAGAAAAAATGATGACGAGTGATGCAGCCTGCTCGGTGTCAGCGAATAACTGTGAGGACAATGGCTTCTATGCCGAGTCATCATGTGACCCGCAATATGTGGATGATAACATGGATCAGGATATTGATATTCTTGATTGCAATGATGTTGTTGCTATTGATAAGGTTAAAGATGAAGACCCTGATGCCCCAGAGTCCTCGAGCTCGTTTGGGGACACGTCCTCAGGGTCTGACCATGAGTCAAAGCTGAACCAGAGTGATGTTGAAATGGACTCAGGGTTTGGTGTGATGAATGACAATCCTGCTGTTTTCGATGGGTTTCACAAGGTTTTTAA GAAGAAAAAGGTGACTGCTCATTGGAGAAAATTTATCAGCCCTCTAATGTGGAGGTGCCAGTGGTTAGAATTGCGGATAAAGGAACTGCGGTTGCAGGCATTAAAATATGATAAAGAACTTGGAGCATACAAGAATGAAAAAGAGTTGCAGTCAAAAATGGTTGAGTTGGATGGTTGTGTGTCTAGATCAGTGCCTCTGACTGGTAGAAGCCCCCCAAAACAAGtcatgaagaggagaaaaagaaaaagaaatgaagatataGCTGACATATCGTCATATATGTCAAACCACCATATATTCTCTTACAATG AAAATAAGAAAACTGAAACAGATGGTCGCTCAGTTGATGATGATTATGGTGATCAAG ATGAGAATGTCAGAGGCGCCGAGGATAATGCGTGGTTACTTGGCACCAAGGGTCATGATAGTTTACTAGAGCAAATTCTTTTAAACATCGAAGCTGTTCAGTCCCGAGTTCTCAAGCTGAAGACTTCTCTCAACAAGGTTATGTGCAGAAATGCCATGGGGATCTCTTCATCTCCTGGCAATTTGTTCTCCAGTGGTCTGCCTCCTAGTTATGCCCAAAGTCATATTGGTTCCCCTGAAAATAATGGAGATGGATTGCCGGTTGGAGCTATAGGTACTCCACCCCACCTTGTAACTGAATATGAGATGGGAGATATGGTGATGCCCGAAAGTGCAGTCTCTAGCTATGGAGATGCTGCTGATGTGGATATTATTGAAAGCACAATGGGCCTACTATCTGCTGTTGATGGCCCCTTGGATCAGCATCAGATCAGAGACCTGTGCAAAGAC AGTGCTGATGATGTTCTGATAGACAACCAAGCTGCAGAGGAAGAGTTTCAGAAATTTGAGAAGGTCAGTCATCCAAGAGAGAGACCTCAAGAATTGGTTAAAGAAGCTGGGTCCCCCTCTGAGGAGGAGAGCATTGCCCCTAAAGTTTCAACGCCGGAGCCAGGTCCAGAAATAGAGAATGTGGAGTTGTCACAACAAACAGTTCTGAAGCCCTGCTGCTCGGGAAAACGCAGAGGGCGAAAGCCCAAGAGGAAGCAGCGAGGGGGTTCTGTAGCTGCTTTGAGTAATTTGAGGAGTGAGAGGCTTCGGAGACACAGAATTTTGGGAAGAAAAAGTTAG
- the LOC103701601 gene encoding uncharacterized protein LOC103701601 isoform X1, translating into MVPAQELADVDEERMPDTIVKSESEEVSREKMMTSDAACSVSANNCEDNGFYAESSCDPQYVDDNMDQDIDILDCNDVVAIDKVKDEDPDAPESSSSFGDTSSGSDHESKLNQSDVEMDSGFGVMNDNPAVFDGFHKVFKKKKVTAHWRKFISPLMWRCQWLELRIKELRLQALKYDKELGAYKNEKELQSKMVELDGCVSRSVPLTGRSPPKQVMKRRKRKRNEDIADISSYMSNHHIFSYNENKKTETDGRSVDDDYGDQADENVRGAEDNAWLLGTKGHDSLLEQILLNIEAVQSRVLKLKTSLNKVMCRNAMGISSSPGNLFSSGLPPSYAQSHIGSPENNGDGLPVGAIGTPPHLVTEYEMGDMVMPESAVSSYGDAADVDIIESTMGLLSAVDGPLDQHQIRDLCKDSADDVLIDNQAAEEEFQKFEKVSHPRERPQELVKEAGSPSEEESIAPKVSTPEPGPEIENVELSQQTVLKPCCSGKRRGRKPKRKQRGGSVAALSNLRSERLRRHRILGRKS; encoded by the exons ATGGTTCCTGCCCAAGAATTGGCAGATGTTGATGAAGAAAGAATGCCTGATACCATTGTTAAATCTGAATCTGAGGAGGTAAGCAGAGAAAAAATGATGACGAGTGATGCAGCCTGCTCGGTGTCAGCGAATAACTGTGAGGACAATGGCTTCTATGCCGAGTCATCATGTGACCCGCAATATGTGGATGATAACATGGATCAGGATATTGATATTCTTGATTGCAATGATGTTGTTGCTATTGATAAGGTTAAAGATGAAGACCCTGATGCCCCAGAGTCCTCGAGCTCGTTTGGGGACACGTCCTCAGGGTCTGACCATGAGTCAAAGCTGAACCAGAGTGATGTTGAAATGGACTCAGGGTTTGGTGTGATGAATGACAATCCTGCTGTTTTCGATGGGTTTCACAAGGTTTTTAA GAAGAAAAAGGTGACTGCTCATTGGAGAAAATTTATCAGCCCTCTAATGTGGAGGTGCCAGTGGTTAGAATTGCGGATAAAGGAACTGCGGTTGCAGGCATTAAAATATGATAAAGAACTTGGAGCATACAAGAATGAAAAAGAGTTGCAGTCAAAAATGGTTGAGTTGGATGGTTGTGTGTCTAGATCAGTGCCTCTGACTGGTAGAAGCCCCCCAAAACAAGtcatgaagaggagaaaaagaaaaagaaatgaagatataGCTGACATATCGTCATATATGTCAAACCACCATATATTCTCTTACAATG AAAATAAGAAAACTGAAACAGATGGTCGCTCAGTTGATGATGATTATGGTGATCAAG CAGATGAGAATGTCAGAGGCGCCGAGGATAATGCGTGGTTACTTGGCACCAAGGGTCATGATAGTTTACTAGAGCAAATTCTTTTAAACATCGAAGCTGTTCAGTCCCGAGTTCTCAAGCTGAAGACTTCTCTCAACAAGGTTATGTGCAGAAATGCCATGGGGATCTCTTCATCTCCTGGCAATTTGTTCTCCAGTGGTCTGCCTCCTAGTTATGCCCAAAGTCATATTGGTTCCCCTGAAAATAATGGAGATGGATTGCCGGTTGGAGCTATAGGTACTCCACCCCACCTTGTAACTGAATATGAGATGGGAGATATGGTGATGCCCGAAAGTGCAGTCTCTAGCTATGGAGATGCTGCTGATGTGGATATTATTGAAAGCACAATGGGCCTACTATCTGCTGTTGATGGCCCCTTGGATCAGCATCAGATCAGAGACCTGTGCAAAGAC AGTGCTGATGATGTTCTGATAGACAACCAAGCTGCAGAGGAAGAGTTTCAGAAATTTGAGAAGGTCAGTCATCCAAGAGAGAGACCTCAAGAATTGGTTAAAGAAGCTGGGTCCCCCTCTGAGGAGGAGAGCATTGCCCCTAAAGTTTCAACGCCGGAGCCAGGTCCAGAAATAGAGAATGTGGAGTTGTCACAACAAACAGTTCTGAAGCCCTGCTGCTCGGGAAAACGCAGAGGGCGAAAGCCCAAGAGGAAGCAGCGAGGGGGTTCTGTAGCTGCTTTGAGTAATTTGAGGAGTGAGAGGCTTCGGAGACACAGAATTTTGGGAAGAAAAAGTTAG